CAACGCCTAGGCCACCAGCCTGAGCCATGCAGACCCAACTCCCAAGCcaccagcctgggccatgcagcacGCATACATGGCTCACCATCAGTAGGCCTTGCATGGCACCAGGCCATGCCCATCAGCAGGCCCGTGCATGGCACCACGCCATgcccatcagcaagccatgatGTGCCATCTAGCCATGGCCCAAcccgaagaccaccatgcaccattCTAGCCCatcatgggctcatgcatgccacgaCCAAGCTTGGTTCATGCCactatcttatttctttttattttattattatttatttccaagggacctattgggggtttccaatttataactcttataaatagaacctttagtctttttttttttatatctttggACAATTTCTTTTTGGATGACTTTGTTCTTGAAATCAATAATTTCGGTGCTTAGCgcttgggctctttggggtgcaattcgTAAATCCCCAAGGAGAGGATCACACTTTACAATTAGTGAATAAGTGTGATCTGGtttatcaatcttatgagtGTTATTCATTCATtatcttgtcttccattttctcaccattgatcttattattttatgttcattgtTCTTGATGTGATCTTGCATTGTTCATGAAACTTCATTGTGTTCCTCTTGTGTTCATTGTCGTGACCATCGTATTGCCTCATTTGATCCATCTAAACACTTAAGTGTCGCCCCTTTGAGTGTTTGCCCTAGTCCACTTACCTTAATACACCTTGCCGCCActtccataaaaccctagccctAATCTTCACTTTCCATACACGACCATTACCAAATTTGCCCTTCTTCCACTTTGTTTTGCCCTAGCTGAAACGCTCAAGACTCCATAAGGAAactctttccttttaggagtcttgaccTCTTCCAATTCAAATCCCTTGATTCAAGGAATTGATAATTCTCTTCAATTTCTTAAATCCCTcatccctaaaatctctcaagTCAAACATTGACTTCCCATTCTTGTCCAACCAAATCCTCCAAGATTCCTACCACTTAAGAATCTTTCCTAAAACATCTCCACTCTCTCATTTCGGCAACCCTAGCGGCCTTGCAATCCAAAACCCTAGCTTCCTCTCTCCTTGGGTGATAGCCCTAATTTTCATCATCCAAtttcggcaaccctagttgcctcaCACCCGAAAACCCTAGCTTCACTACCACTCATCAACCCTAGCCCATCAACTTGGCGCCACACTCAAGGAACCAACCCTAGCCACCCATCTTGAATTGAaagcctaaacacttagcctacccaattCCACCATCACTCCATCAACCAAACACCTACCTTTgttgaaggccaagcaagttggcaatgATCAATCGATCACCATCATCACCAAGGCGAGCTCGTGGACTTAGTGTTTAGAGACAAGACCGGGTCCCTAACaggtaagtttgggtcaggctaGCGCTAATCTCACGCTTCTTCATTGcagaggtcggggtaagtttcTAAGGTAATCTTGAGGTTGGACCCACTCTCCGTCACAGGAGGGACAAAGTGGCCTTTGGCTCAACCTGCCCTTTTGGCCCCGCGAGAAGTACGTTGTTCTGGCAGTATGTAACTGGACCCGCTCCAGCCTGTTGacgcttacgaggaaggtaagtttttGCCTTCAGGTGGCCAAGCGCCGACTCGTCCATTTGGTGTCCCGTGGGGAAGTAAACAGTTGATGAAGACtttattgatggagattatgttgatgaaaattatttaaccttttaaataaataaaaaaatagataaatattcatttttttctaaaattatatttaattatattttttctctatttaaagGTGACTTGTGCCTGTAAAATACATAAGACAAGATAATAATCTAAATTGTGTTACTGTTATCCCATAAGAGcttttataaagagtaattatagGTATAATTTAAGttgtataagttttatacagtctttttgttaaaaaaaagattgtattaaaaatataattttaattatacttTTATAATAAGGTCCACTTTTATAAAACGGCtgcaatttaaaatttatccaaattattgctcttttataaaaattagtcAATGTACATAAGATTTTTCACAGATATGCATCATCAGCTAGGTCCAAGTCATCCCCAACCTCACGTGAGAAAAGGGGGcccaaaaaatatgatattgagCGGGAAGACGTCCTTCGTATTACAGAATAGGTAAACGCAAAGCCTACGGGTGATGGATGTCATTTAGGTCAGGTTCATATGTAGTTATAGAGGgagataaaagaaagagaaattataggattattaatttataattatgtaataaaataatattattttagtttttaatttgatttggtggatttaaattttaataaaaaatattattacatttcaaattgtttataaattgtGAATAGCTTGTAATTCTATCACTACAATAAATCATTACATTTAAAGAAAACACAATCAACATCACTGATAACCCAAGAAGGTTCCTTTGTCATTTtctctaaatttcaaaattgcACATATCTTaagatttaataaataaaaagaagatgatgaatattttaagttataattattGAACCCAAAATACACCCCAAGAAATGAGGGCTCCACTGTTGAACTTGCCCATCAGAACAAACCCTGCATAGACCTCCTGGTAGAGTCGTAGAGCCTCCTAATTAATCCAAAGGTCAGACCTGCCCctttatagtattagtattagttttattaaaattatctcaaaaatttaataaaaagtatataatttttataaatgtaaaatttttctaatcataattctacattaaattagtcattgaatttatcaaaataataatataatattatttttttaataaaaatatttttatttttttcatattttataattatactaatcatatgttgattaataatttaatttgattcttatattattattacaaaacgGTTAGAtattaaatgtgaataaaaaagacttttagagattaaaaataaataaaaaatagatttgatgaatgaataataaattttcaaatttaaaaaatcttatagATTTATTATAGttcaaaattttacatttatctatttgactaatctaatataactttattttgatgaaatttattaaattttatatttgattagaTTTTTGATAAAGCCAGTATCAATATTTTTAGAGGAGATtcagggtgtgtgtggatgttgaagtgagttgagttgagttgagttgtgatgataaaatattattaaaatattattttttaatattattattattttgaaatttgaaaaagttgaattatttattatattttatattaaaatttaaaaaaattataatgataaattaaaatgagttaagataagtttagtaaccaaacgaagcctcaCTCAAATTCTCAGAAGGGTTATGCGACATACACCTCTGTATCAAAGGGGGTGTTCACTAGACTTGTGGCAGGAAACACCGCATTAAATGCGTGGACATGAACGCTCGAGAGATTGAGCCAGGTACAGGTTGGAATGGCCTCGGGATATGGAAGGGTTACCACATTAAATATAGCAATATGACCCTTCCCTCTAAAGACGATTATCAGCAGAACTATTAGCCTACAGCAGACAGGGCTCGACCCTAGCAATGTGAGGGATACAAAAAAAGTGAGCAGGAAAGGGTTCAAAGTGCTCGAACAGGAATACTACTCTCTTATCATTTATTTACTAttcagtttatattttatttttttaattattttttttacttgatggttaaaaaaataactattaataaaattatatatatttttaaatttttcttaataattaagaatgttaaaaagatatttaaaaaaataaaaaataaaaaaaatttaaaatatattataaataggaAATGAATAACAATAGAGTAATAATTATATCTCTACTCCCAAGGCAAGGGGACATCTTTATTGGTCATTTTAACTTTCCTCTTAAGAACTTGTATGTTAGCTGCTCCCATCATATATATAGCATCGGAGGTATCTCCCATGTGGAGAGGCTGAATAAGCTTTCTTGACTTTAGGTGTAGGTAAGGGGACAGAGCGGAGGGGATGGGATGCGAAACATATACTTAACaataacccttttttttttttttttttaattaaaaagaaggTAAGGATGGTCACGAAGGACCTTGCCAAAACAAGCCACTCCATAAAAGTGGGTGAGGAGGGGTCTCCCCTCGCATCATATGGGTCGACAATACATGATTGTGAAAGCCATCTCGTGGTAATTCACGTCAAGCCAcctgaaatttgatgaattcgATGGGTGGGGCTGCGATGCACTCCATAATAATTATGGTGGAAAGTCTACGTGGTAGTTAATTATCGGCGGGCTGTTAAGTGGGTAAAATTGAATTAACCAGTTTTAAAGTATTCTCAACTTCAAACATGTCATTATTTAGAATGGATatacattaagaaaaatgatacacattaaattttttcataactttattttaaatgactAAACGGGtgatagttttataaaataattcataaaagtaatatcgttttacaaaatcatttataatttcaaatatgattatataaaaaattatacgtaTATCATAGTCATACgtaaataaaacttatttatctgatttcctttattttatacgatttatttgtttttattaaaaatagtgttAAGTACCCTAATTGTTATGACTTGATCTACTCGTCAACTAGAAGGGTTAGGTGGTGAACAGTGAGGGCAGTTAACTAAGGCCACCGAACAGTCGTAGTTAGAAGTAGGCCCctccaaacaaaaaggaaaaaaaatcaattatcgtttagatttaaagatgagttgaaataaattgagatggattgtgaatagtaataaaatttgtgagttaaaattaatgaatagtaataaataataataagatgagttgagatgagttgcaaatacaaattaaaaaattgtaacttGAAGCTATTTAATTAAGGTCTTAATTGTGATGATTTAAAACAGGGCCAGTGCTACAAGGACCGATAATCAACCGAGAAATTCAACCATAagtgtaaatgtattttttattttttaatcatttttatatatttttaaacatttttaaaaaatagaaaaaaatatcaattcattaatattcacattcttaactattaagtaaaaaaaaaataaaaaaaattaatcggCCACTTTTGTCTATCACTTTTATAAGTTCAActagtatttttctaaaaataaaaacgacTACCAAttaaactataatatatataattataatttgggAAATGAAAGAGATATAGACCAAATTAAATTCGAGTACAAAATATGCTCACGaggataatgataataataacgATGATGACGGCTTTAAGACACAGAGGCACGCATTGGGGGGTTAGGATTCGCCTCCGACTCGACCCCTCatgtttttagaaaatgatgcgTAGATTATAGAGTTATTTATAACTTTGCGTACACTTCTTCTTGAGTATAAAATCAAGAAACTTTAGAAATCAAaattagttttagtttttttaatctCATGTATAATGTTTTAGTAGAAGATTCAAATCACATCACTTATACGTCAAAAAGAttagtcaataatataattagaggcttattaaaaccttataaagaacaataacttttcattctcaagcaatatgAAATTTCATACACCActtatcatattcttatcatatgaggtattaTTATCTCCATCTTTAAAATCTCGACATCCTCTTCGGACCAATCTATTGTAGGTGGCATGGTTCAAGTTACACATTTCTGATTGAGAcggactctgataccatttgtaatgtcACAATAGAAGACCCAAACAATATAAcgtatattttaaaaaacctagtcgatgatacaattggaaatttataaagaataagaaattatcatttttaaataatgtagaATTTCATACAccatcatatgaggtatcatgTCATGAGTGGCATGTTATATAAAGAACTTGCTAAGCAGTCTCGGAATATAATATAATGTGGTGTTCGTGTTATATGTcattaaaattacttataaataaatattaaattttaataatatatcatttcaAAACGAAATGAGAATACGATATACTTCGACaccatataattattatatcttAATATAATGAGTAAAAAGAGACAATTAGAACACAACTTTTATATgagcatcatttaaaatattcattaaaattaaataaaactcaaataattttattaaaattaatgtttttaatgTCTAGGTATCACTTTTAAGTGTGGACATGCCACCCCTAGATATTAATGTTGACCAGAGAGATTTGGGGACGAGGACAAGGCATCCGTCATCATGACAAGAGCATGAGATCATCAGTGTCATCAGCCCCAAAGGACGGAAACTGGTCCCCACCCAAGGTTTTCCTCACGCTTCCAACTTCCTCGTGTCGGAGCCCAAGGGCCAAGCCCACCTCCTCCCTCATCTGCTCCCTCTCTCGCTAGCTTAATCACTCCTCTTCCGAATCCGATATAAATACAGGAACCAAGATCTAGTTTTTGAAAGGCATACCATACACTCTAAACACTCGCGCAGAGACGCTAAAGGAGAGCTATAATCCACAGGCTACTTGCTGTTCAATACAAAGCCAACAACAACCAGAGCCAACCATCcgaaaaaatattatgtctGAATCAAGTCAAACTCCTCCTTTTGACAGACCCAGATCGGTGGTCAAGATGTTCTTGGCCAGACATCAACAAGAAGGTGCTGGTGCTGTTGTCAGGAGATGTATTGGACGGTATTCTTGCATTTCTTTAgccttttcatttaaaaaaaaaaaaaaaaaaaaaggtaccaaTTAGTTTTAATCAGTTTTGATTCATTGGGTTCCTGAGTTTTGGCCTCTTGTTATTCATTCTTTCGTGTAAATATTCAAGTATGGTTGCTGGTTAGTGGTTATTCTGCTCTTTAGATTTTATCTAGAATCTCGTATTGATTCTTTTGTGGGGGCATTTGGTTCTCAGGAACGAATTGAAGTTTTTGGATCCCTTTCTGATGTTGGATCATTTTTCAGGTACATTTGTTTCCAATCCGATGTTTTTCAAGTGTAGCTTTCCCTCTGTTTGATGCattaattattaacaatatGGGCTAGCTGTTTGATCTTGCAGTTACTCCTCCTGCGGGATTTCCTGATCATCCACACCGAGGTGCTGCATTCATCCCAATTAATTTCATTGTTGTTTATGAAAGCACAAGTATTCATGAATCATGACTGTTTCTGGTTTTGTAATCTAATCTCATACGAATTCTCTTTTTTAAAGGTTTCGAGACAGTTACATACATGTTGCAGGTATACCTTTTCTCAGAGCTATTTAATAAGTTCTATCATTCACCATGTTTGGGTTTTCGGATTCTCCTCTGTAGTTTCTCCATAACCCACACTCGATCCACCCcctgaaatatttttgtaactatttttcctaggaaaaataataataatgtttggTGCTTTGGATTCTAGGGAGCCATTACTCATCAAGATTTTGCAGGGCGTAAGGGTACAATTGGAACTGGTGATGTGCAGGTAAAGCATCGCAGTTGCAATTTGTTGTTATATTtcgaaaaattagaaaagaagtTATGGCCGAGCTTTATCTTGTGGCACTGTTTTTACTTGTTTCACATGATTTTTGTGCAGTGGATGACAGCAGGTAGAGGAATTGTCCACTCTGAAATGCCTGCAGGTGAAGAAGTTTCAAATGGTTTACAGCTTTGGATCAATTTATCTTCCAGAGACAAAATGTAAGAACTCTCTTTTCCGCTAACAATGacattattttacttaaaattttaataccCATGACTCAATTCCTGCAAAGCTTGCTTATTTCTGAATTAAGGATTTTCATCCCTCCATCCTGAAGCAGtctgaattattattttattatttaaaagggCTATCTCTTGCATACATATTGATTGActgaattaaaatattgatttcagGATTGAGCCGAGTTATCAAGAACTTTTAAGTGACGAGATAGTAAGGGCAGAGGAAGATGGGGTTGAGGTCCGAGTTATAGCAGGAGAATCCATGGGAGTTCGATCTTCAGTTCACACCCGAACTCCAACAATTTTTCTGGATTTCACTCTAAAACCCAGAGCTCAAGTGCATCAGAGTATCCCAGCATCATGGAATTCCTTTGTGTACATAATTGAAGGGGAAGGGGTGTTTGGCTCCTCAAACTCATCACCTGTGGCAGCTCACCATGTCTTGGTTCTTGGTCCCGGAGACGGTCTAAGCGCCTGGAATCGGTCTTCAAATAGTTTGAGGTTTGTGCTGATTGGAGGGCAGCCTCTTGATGAACCAGTGGCTCAGTACGGGCCTTTTGTGATGAACACACAAGCTGAAATCAACAAGACAATTGAGGACTACCAGTATTGCAAAAATGGTTTTGAACTGGCCAGGAGCTGGAGATCTCAATGAATCAAAAACCTCTGATCTGAAGATCAAAGCACTCCATCGCATatcaaatatttagaaaataaacgaataaaataaaataaaaaggggcACCATCTCCATCTCTATTCAATCATCAATCaacaaggaaaaagaaggaTGGCCCATCTCTATCTCCATTCAATCAatgaagaaggaaaatgaaggaTGGTGCACTCATTGGAGGTAGAGCTTCTAGAACATCTGCAGTGCAGCTTGAGCAAACATGGGCGTCACTTAAAAGTCTAAGATGGGTCTGTCTCGATCAGCTTATCCCTGTTAAATCTCCTTTTCAGCAACAGTTCtcgttgttttttgtttttaatcttcAGTGGTAGTTGATGGTTTGAAATTTGGTATCACTTTCTTTCTCGTGGGATTGTTCCTGATTACGTCTTTCCAGAAAATGGTGGTGAGGTTAgcttttttttttgagttaggGATGGGTTCGCCATCATCTCAACGCCCACAGATCATACTCTGCACATCATTTACCagagtttgtgtgtgtgtgtgtgtttctgtTTAGTAAGTTGTAACAAATGATTTCGTGGAGTAAGAGGATCTTAGGTTGATGCCTCCTTGGTCAACTCAATGGGTGTGATTGGTTGTTTAGTTTAATGCATCGGACTGAAACCTACCTACCACTCCGACTTCAACTGTCTGGTCTGGGTAGTCGCTCCGTTTGGATACACAGATAAAATACAAACCATCTTATCTAAGTTGTGTGACTTGTTTTATTTGTGTATCCAAACGTTTAAAACCATATTTTTAACTTATCTTGCATTATCTCTACACTGTATATATTTTATCTAGACAATTCGAAAACCCACTTTTGACacccatctcatctccttcTGGCCTACCCTTCCCCTCCTGAAATGAGACAATTATTGCCATTATATTGCATATATATCTTATCTTGTCTTCATATAAGATccattttaacatataaaattagttatattagGTAAAAATCTtcaatagataaattttatataattattttgtaaaaataggattttattaatcaagaataattttttttatacttttttaagtagtctacttttttataaggacttaaataaaatttatttatttaattcttatacaaatcattttccagtttaaaatatttataactattacttggtaattataaaatgattttctattaTAAAATTGAGGTTTAtccttttatcaaatttcaaaaagtaaaaattaatttattttatctcattattcaaacacattttttaacaaattatttatctaatttaactcaaaaattttattactatttaaaatatctcatttcattttaactgcataaccaaacgagacctaattcTAGAGAGACATCATAtgatgtatataatatttaaaaaaattttattcatcgttctcatatcacatattatgcataatttttttaatttttaatatttttctcttatcaaatatgtagtgtatggatgatgagtataattcaATTAgtgtaaaaagaataaaataaataaataaaaataaatacgttGTGTGATATATAGGAATAATAAGTAACAAAACTcaaatatttaatgttgtccttactttgaaattatatgaaagtttatttaccaaaaaaaattaatattgtcccttttatcttttatgaaagtgatatatatataaaattaaattcataaattgatattatattatgtaattagTTAAATTTGATTTACAATAAAAACTCTATAATATGATGAATCATATCAAGTTATATCAGTTTATGATATTactttgtataattattttgtgattaaaatatttttctaagattTTCAGATTGTATAGATGTTCGAAATTATTTAATACAATCAATTAAATaacgaaaaataatatttacaatcttaaagtATGTAAATTCAgcgtattctttttaaaaataatgaataaatctaGGATTCatttaaaactgtatctagcGTTTTCAAACTTAGTTTGGTATgataaataagatgaaataagatcattttatataattattataatttttttaaactctcatataaaatataaaaaataatttaatttttttaaatttaaaaaaataatattataataatattttatacaatttttaaataatagagaCTACCGTTCTACCGACAACTTTTAGATCAACGTCGTGGGCATTGAATCCAACGGCAAAACTAGGTGCCTATcacgggagagagagaaatgtaGGGGTGTGgcgaaaatagaaaagaaaaagtatccAAGGATGATCACAAAAAATAGTTAAATCTGGATCACATGTTGCTCCGAATGGAATATAATAAAAGTACTTGAAACTTTAATGTCCTCGTTCAATTCATGAGGTAGGTAAGGAAAACGACATCGTAGGGCCTAGGGACAGAATCCTTATCTAAAGGAATCGGGGTGCatttaaaaattcatataaaagatTACATCAGAACTCAAATTTCTATAACTTTATTAAATGCTAGAGAGTAGAAGTGAACATGCAAGACAAGTGCACTATGGAATAAGATACCCATATGTGCATAAATACAGACAACTCCCCAAAAAAGTAATGCATTAAGTGAAGAATAAATACTTGAATGGTTCGTGCGCTTTGtcattaaaatagattattccctaaattttaatattgaattttttactctttatattttaagagctcgtttggatacagaagtaagatgaaactatctcatcttatttaattttaattaataattttattattatttacaaattatctcatcttactatttaaataatcataaaaattaaaattagctATTCCATCACTATTCTATTAGTCAATTGTTAAAAGCACCAAGTCAATACTAATAAACATTGAGATGTGTGCATCATATTTTAAATgctaaaaacaatacaaatataatataaaacaaaaaaaagtcatttataaattaaaaaataattctataaaaattaaatttagaatgaatattatttttaggctttaatttcaatataaactttctataaatcacttttttaaaaaaattataggagcTAGAGTATTATTAC
Above is a genomic segment from Juglans microcarpa x Juglans regia isolate MS1-56 chromosome 1D, Jm3101_v1.0, whole genome shotgun sequence containing:
- the LOC121254438 gene encoding pirin-like protein yields the protein MSESSQTPPFDRPRSVVKMFLARHQQEGAGAVVRRCIGRNELKFLDPFLMLDHFSVTPPAGFPDHPHRGFETVTYMLQGAITHQDFAGRKGTIGTGDVQWMTAGRGIVHSEMPAGEEVSNGLQLWINLSSRDKMIEPSYQELLSDEIVRAEEDGVEVRVIAGESMGVRSSVHTRTPTIFLDFTLKPRAQVHQSIPASWNSFVYIIEGEGVFGSSNSSPVAAHHVLVLGPGDGLSAWNRSSNSLRFVLIGGQPLDEPVAQYGPFVMNTQAEINKTIEDYQYCKNGFELARSWRSQ